A portion of the Glycine max cultivar Williams 82 chromosome 10, Glycine_max_v4.0, whole genome shotgun sequence genome contains these proteins:
- the LOC102667255 gene encoding protein FAR1-RELATED SEQUENCE 5-like: MVDIRQFDMKEISDEVVRRLDFGDLELAYQFYCWYAKMSGKLQPPIQGYEKKKKKAGVVVKQCFVFMCIFRWIDGHRKMSASNIMQVENYRKVGIRPPYMCTTFVNQCGGYEKVGFIRKDIYNEEGRMRRQHSSDARGALKYLYDLRKKEPMMYVSCTADEESRLQRLFWSDTDSQLLYQVFGDVLAFDATYKKNKYLCPFVVFSGVNHHNQTIVFAAAIVTDEMEETYVWLLEQLLVAMKVKAPCSIITDGDLAMRNAITRVMPGVSHRLCAWHLLRNALSHVRDKHVLKWLKKLMLSDFEVVEFEEKWKEMVATFELEDNSWIAELYERRMKWSTVHLRGRFFASIRTTSRCEAFHAHVAKYVHSRTNLTDFVEQFQRCLTYFRYRVVVADYSSTYGKEVLQTNLLSLERSGDELFTKEMFQLFQSYLCRTIKLRVVDCKEMATFSVFIVVKYCSGSVWRVSHCPSMVEFTCTCMRMQSIGLPCDHILTVLVSLNFMEFPSSLVLNRWSKLATEQIKDKYPDSAMYWDSQLMAKYATLVEVSREVCAAAYRDEEEYDKMLHFLSNEATRLKSKQNNEHCVDDNQMHQQDDDFAGILDPVVVRSKGCGQVEMDESGRQRRIQKCRQCGGIGHNKRSCTNRPRNVNGCMSSTEQTNTMLQATHENYSEVEPQTQSFVAGSSLLGWTTLVSRTRTSYEEEEGEARGLLTKIVTSATIKC; encoded by the exons ATGGTAGATATTAGACAGTTTGACATGAAAGAAATTAGCGATGAAGTTGTCCGCAGGTTGGATTTTGGTGATTTGGAGTTAGCGTATCAATTTTATTGTTGGTATGCTAAAATGAGTG GAAAGTTACAACCTCCAATACAAGGatacgaaaagaaaaaaaagaaagcaggTGTGGTTGTGAAGCAATGTTTCGTGTTCATGTGCATTTTTCGATGGATCGATG GACATAGGAAGATGTCGGCATCTAATATTATGCAAGTTGAAAATTATAGGAAAGTTGGCATTAGACCTCCGTACATGTGCACAACATTTGTCAATCAATGTGGTGGATATGAGAAGGTGGGGTTTATCAGGAAAGATATTTACAATGAAGAAGGGCGCATGAGGAGGCAACATAGTTCAGATGCAAGGGGTGCATTGAAGTATTTATATGATTTACGCAAGAAAGAGCCAATGATGTATGTTTCATGCACCGCGGATGAAGAGTCAAGACTACAACGGTTGTTTTGGTCTGATACTGATAGCCAATTGCTTTATCAGGTATTTGGTGACGTTCTGGCATTTGATGCCACttacaagaaaaataagtatttgtGCCCTTTTGTTGTTTTCTCTGGTGTGAACCACCATAATCAGACAATAGTTTTTGCTGCTGCTATTGTGACTGATGAGATGGAAGAAACATATGTTTGGTTGTTAGAACAGTTGTTGGTAGCAATGAAAGTAAAAGCTCCCTGTTCAATAATAACTGATGGAGATCTGGCTATGAGGAATGCTATAACAAGAGTCATGCCAGGTGTTTCTCACAGATTGTGTGCGTGGCACTTATTGCGTAATGCATTAAGCCATGTCCGAGACAAACATGTTTTGAAATGGTTGAAGAAACTAATGCTTAGTGATTTTGAAGTGGTGGAATTCGAAGAAAAATGGAAAGAGATGGTTGCTACGTTTGAATTGGAAGACAATAGTTGGATTGCTGAACTTTATGAAAGACGGATGAAGTGGTCTACTGTCCATTTGAGGGGTCGTTTTTTTGCGAGCATACGGACAACATCTCGTTGTGAGGCTTTCCATGCACATGTTGCAAAATATGTTCATTCACGCACCAATTTAACCGATTTTGTAGAACAATTTCAAAGGTGCCTGACATATTTTCGATATAGAGTGGTTGTGGCAGATTATTCGTCAACATACGGGAAAGAAGTTTTGCAAACAAATCTTCTATCTCTTGAGCGGTCTGGTGATGAATTGTTTACAAAGGAGATGTTTCAACTTTTTCAGTCTTATCTATGTAGGACTATTAAGCTAAGAGTCGTTGATTGCAAAGAGATGGCCACTTTTTCAGTTTTCATAGTTGTCAAGTATTGTAGTGGAAGTGTTTGGCGTGTGTCGCATTGCCCATCAATGGTTGAGTTTACATGTACTTGTATGAGAATGCAATCCATTGGTCTTCCATGTGATCACATATTGACTGTGTtggtttctttaaattttatggaGTTTCCAAGTAGTTTGGTTTTGAATAGGTGGTCCAAACTTGCCACCGAACAGATTAAAGACAAATATCCGGATTCCGCAATGTATTGGGATTCGCAATTGATGGCCAAGTATGCCACTTTGGTTGAAGTTTCTAGAGAAGTTTGTGCAGCCGCATACCGTGATGAAGAGGAGTATGACAAAATGTTGCATTTCCTATCCAATGAGGCTACAAGGCTGAAGTCAAAGCAAAACAACGAACATTGTGTTGATGATAATCAGATGCACCAACAAGATGATGATTTTGCAGGTATTTTAGACCCTGTTGTGGTTCGAAGTAAAGGATGCGGACAGGTCGAAATGGATGAAAGTGGCAGACAAAGGAGAATCCAAAAGTGTCGGCAATGTGGTGGAATTGGCCACAACAAGCGTTCTTGCACCAACCGTCCTCGAAATGTAAATGGTTGTATGTCATCCACCGAACAAACTAATACTATGTTGCAAGCTACACATGAAAATTACTCTGAAGTG GAGCCGCAGACACAGTCATTTGTTGCTGGTAGTAGCCTGTTG GGGTGGACTACTCTAGTTTCGAGGACCAGAACCTcctatgaagaagaagaaggagaagctaGAG GATTATTGACAAAGATTGTAACTTCTGCAACCATTAAATGTTGA